The Thunnus thynnus chromosome 13, fThuThy2.1, whole genome shotgun sequence genome segment CTTTGAGCCATGTATTATGACTTAATGAGTCCTTAAACAACTTATATCTGTAAATACTGATAAATTGGGGGTGAAAGACTAAAATAGTGACTAATTGGATGGAAATATTTTGATATCACTATGTATGTCATAAGACGGATAAACACGTCTGACTCTTTTATTATCAGGAAACTGGCAAcaaaccctgtctgatgaaagTGTCTGACTTTtctttacatatatatataaatatactgtatatattatatgtatttttacattataaagACAAATACAACAACTACTACAGAAAAAGGCACAATAtaggagaagagaagaagtgCCTTTGATTTATAAATGTGGAAAAGTTTGCAATTTGTTGGAACACTAATGACAAAACTAATGCTGTGAGCTGCAATATATGCAAACAGTTAGATATCAATATTTTGTGCATTGAAAACATTGGTGGAGTCGagcttttattaaaatgaatatctaAACATCTCTTTCCATAAATTACTATTGATAACTTTTTTGAAACTTTCTGAGTGTTTCCAAAATCCctctaaataaatacatatgaGGAGGCAAAAGGTTTGTAACAGTGACACAGACACTGAAACTGTCGGTGTCGGAGCACCAGTCAAAGCAGAAGTATCAGTGAAGCAGAAGTTAAGgtctattttattgtattttgattAATGTGGCCGAAACTATGACATGACATTCATGACATCTGAAAGACAGTTGTTGTTAAGCACAGTTCAATACAGCTGTTGATGCACATTCATTTCAACTTTTCCACTTTCTGTGGTCGTGACGTAGGTCTAAAAGGTTCTGATTTTGGTGGGACAACAGTCTGCACGCAAGGCCTCTCAGTGGAGGCTACATATCATGACTTAACTGACCATTTGTGTGAGCTAATTagacatttaaaaacttttaaaaatcaGTGAAGGACAATATATGAAACTGTGATGAGCGTTAATAGTACGTCATAGACTGAAAACCCTGACGTGACACCAGCCAAAGCAATAATAATGCAGCAATAAGCTCATTTTCATGTGTGACAGAAGAACATCTTTAACTGCAGGCAAACAACATTTTGGTTTATGTGGCAGAAAGTTTAGTGACCTTGTATCTCAATGATGATTTTATGTTGTAGCTCAGTGGTTTATAAAGTACTTGTCACTGAATATTTTAAAGGTTGTGTGACAGCTGCAATGTTATTACTAAATACTGATGCACTGGgaaattttcatattttgatcaTTCTGAATTGTTAATAATCCTACAAATGATCCCTCTTTGATTGCTTTCTTTGCACATTAATCTTATAATTGTACATATATAATGATTCTGttctgaaaatgtctttttaacatcttgccagggacaacagatgaaaaGTAGCCTAACTCAGGCTCATTGACACTtaacctttttttgtttatctgtgAACATTGTccttttaaatataataatacaaatacatactGCATAAACCATGTGGAACAATTTAAGCGCGTAAATGGAAGAGTATCATTGCTTTAATTAATTACTCTTTATATGAATATTGCTGAAAGTTTTCAAAATATACCATACAGGAAGAGTAACAAGATTGTCAAATACTTTCTATTTGCTTCTTGTTTCACCTTTACGGAGTCTCTCTTATAGTTAAATAATGTAgcaaatatatgtgtatgtgtgtgtcaggaagcaaaattaacttttttgtctaCTGGccaaatgttcatattttaccagccactcagtAGATTACCATTGTCTTTTTcgctggtgagtgaagcaaatctaccagccacttgctTATtctaccagcatttggctggtggctggtgctaattttgtgccctggtGTGTGTTACTGTGCAGGCACTTTGAAAAGAGCAAGTTGAAAGCAAAGACTTTATTTGCTGTCCTCTGTGTAGCATGAGGAAGAGCTGGGTGGGTATTAACTGTCTGGACGCACAGCGGCATTACTCAGTGAAAGAGTAAAACCACAGTCAGCAAAAATCTGTCCATTTTCAAGTCTAATGGAAGAACAACCTTAAACTTTAAAACTTTTGCTGCTCTGCAATCTATGTCCATCTTGATattgatttagttttagtctcTAAATAGCCTTAtccttatttgttttgtcttgtttgtatGATATTTATGTCTACATTTGATTGGATCTTTGTATAAACCTTTAACATACCCATTTAGTTGAATTATTGTATGTCTGTTATGATATTTTAATTGTGCtaataaataaactcaaaatCTGTCATTATGAAGAAATTACCAAACTTGCTACCAATTTAATCATCACTTGAATTAACTCAAAttgtttgaaataaaagcagcatAGATTGAAGAAGATCTAGATTGAAGAATACTGTTGAATCAGGTCAATTAACATCAGAAACATCATGTGATTTTCTTAAAAAACTTGGTTTAAGGAAATAGTGAGTTTTGACACAATGTTCAATAGATTCACTTGTTGGCATGTAAAAGATAAGGATGTAAAAATGCACACTCATCCCCCAGTTCCCTTTTCTTCTCTCAGTGTAGTCTGTACCATGTGCTCTCCCCGGGCCTCTGTCTCATGCCATCACTATGGAGACAGTCCACAGCGTGCTTTATCCCAGCAGACACGTCTCCCATAACAATGACTGTTTGGAGACATAACGAGGGAGGCCGCAGGTTCTCCAAGCCTATAGactaattgtttgtttttatgtttctgtataGGACAAGAGCCAGCTGCACTGATCACAAAGCAGTGATGAGATAAAGCAGACAAGAACAAAGCAAGTGTGAAACAGGACAACAAACAGACTCATTGTTTTACAGGACTAATAAGTAACACATAAGATGAACATCACCTGTAAATACATTTCCTTGTAGCCAAAAATAACTTGCTGAGCTCCATTGAGATTATTGTGCTTGACTCATGATTGAGTGCCTCAAATTCATTAAGATGTTATAAATATGGAGTGTATCTACAGGCAAGTAGAATGCTATAAGTTTCAGTACATATAACTTATAAATAATCAATTCATACAGGTGAATTTGCAaattataataatgaaaaaacataaaatacaatacacataAGTAAACTGTACTGTTGTAAAATTCAGTGTGGAAAACAATCTAAAATGGTCTTGCCTTCTCCAACATAACATGGTGTTGAAACTCTCTCACAgtaagaaagtcattttcttgGTAGTGAGAAAGTTTATCACACATTATGACACTGTGACGCCACCTAGTGGTTCAACAAAGCAACGTGTATATTATCTCTGGTTTCTACAGGGTTTTTTTATTATCCAAAATTCAAGTGCAAACAGCCAtcaagaaaggaaaaaaaaaaatctagggTCTATTCGGTTCAATATAAACTGAAAGATTTTactcttttacacacaaattcaGCCCGTTGTTCCTTTTGTTAATTGTGGGCTTAATCTTAATATACACACGCACCAAATAAAATTTATCTGTTACCATAAATCTAGTTATTTCTTCTGCTTTACCAGCTTTGATAGACATTTCATTGAGTGGGTACAAAATTATACGTTTAGTATGTAGAGTATGTAGCCAGCTCTGGAAgaccaaacaaaacattcttactaaatacatgaaaaaaatatattttctttttggtgtCAATGTGGATATTTACTTACAGACAGCTGCTCCATAGAGCGGGGGTTCCCAACCTGGGAATCCAGGTGACAAAGGGTCACTGGATTAATCTAAGGGGTTAAATTATAGGACGCGAtagaacaacagaaaaaaaacatatttctgaccctttttttaaactctcctcaaatttttactttatttattacgAGTTACTGTGTTTTATCTCCTCAAGCCGCTAAAagttattgaaataaaaaaaagtcctctTTCATTTAGCTGGTAGACAGTGCAAAGTCTAACAAGGAGTCCCAGGAAAAacttgctttattttaaggggtcacaggCCAAAAATGTTGGGAATAACTGCCATAGACGGTAATCTATAAGGAACCTGAGAGACAAAACTCAGGGGAAAAAATACACGCAAATTTGTGCGTCCTACGTCATTACGCACAATCAGCTGTTGACAGACACTGAAGCTTCCATCATTCTCGACCTCCGGCTCCTCGCATGCACCGCACTCTCACTAACTGAACCTCCCCTGTCATTGTAGCAATTTGTAGACGCACATGCTGTTTTTCGACCGCCCGGTAACGGAGCATATGCTGCCATGAGCGCTTTGTGTCGCCTGATCCAGAGAGGGCTGCTGCTGAGCGGCCGGCCGTCGTGTCGTTTATTCCCAGGACAGCAGGATGTGTGCGGGTTGGCTGCTGTGGTCCGGACCGCCAGCTCATCCAGGTATCCCTGCTAGCTCCCCGGCTAACTGATGCCCTCAGTCTGCCAGAAGCGGTCGCACGGTGCGGTGTCGCTGCGTGGTCACGACACCTCCGCGGTTCTGTCGTTAAACAGACAGTAACCGTTGGAATTTGTCATCGTGACTTGTATTTGCGTCTTAAATAACCGTTAACTTCACGCAGTTTGAATGACATTCAAACGTCTGTTAGGTTAGCAAGACGGTTAACTGCTGCTGAGCTTTAACACTCACGCAGTTACACAGATAATTTGAGCAAATATATTTAGATATGtgctctttctgttttcctgtattttatttaatgatgtaaataaaattataattgcTATCAgtgtatattttatatgtggTAAGCTCATTATGTACGCTCAGATGCCAGTATGTTGGGTAGCCTAGCTAAAACTAGTGTGGCGTTATATTAAAAAGgttttcttatattttgtcTACACCATTTTCATCAAAGATAGACATAATATTAGAAACATCTCTCAGTATGATTGTACTATTTATTGGCAGAGCATTAGTTTTAGCTGGGTTTACCTAATAAACGGATAGTTGTATGTGCAAATGCAATccaatctgcattttttttagcagataatgaaataaatgttagATACATCTgtattcagtaaaaaaaaaaacaaaacagcacatcACAGACTGCAGGGCCCTTAAATATCATCACAGAGGTCGGTGCTGAAAGGATTAATCAGTTAATGGGCTGATAAAGTAACATTTTTGGCAGAGGATGAATTGTTTCAGTCACTTATGAAgccaaatgtcaaacattcactggttccagcttcttcgATGTGAAGATCTGCTGTCTTTGTAAATTGAATTTGTTTGGGTTTTGCAGTGTTGGTTGaataaaacaagtcatttgaaCACTTGAAGACATTGTGACAGgaatttttcacaagttttcacattttataaggtaaatgtaatcaattaatcaaaaataatcaaattaaatatcaGCTAACACCTTCCTGACATTGTCTCAACAAAACTTGAATGTGAAAGATTCAGAAAGGCAGTTTTTAATCAGGGCTAGTGTATTGATAtagatgttcatattaatgtaacctctagggctgcaactgacaattattttcattattgattaatctgtctatTACTTTTTCGATTAATCGTTCAGTCATTCAAgcttttaaatgtcagaaaatggtttaaaatgtcgatcactgtttccaaaagcccaaAGCGCCACCtaaaatgtctcgttttgttccaaccaacagtcctcaacccaaagatataataataatataatagaaaagagttgaaaagctggaaccagaaaattttAGAATTATTCCTTGAAAGAATCAAAAGGATTATCAAAAGTCGGCAATAaactttctgtcaatcaactaatcgattacctaactaattgttgcagcccCATTGTCCTCCTGCTTTATGTTGTTACAACATCTACAGAGGTAGAGAGCTCCAATATTTAAAATCtcactgaaacaaaaatgacTTGTCTAAATTCCACatccatttaaaaataaatcataagaataataaataaaatctactTGTGGGAAAAGAATGTATCTGTACATGCATTGTTAACTGGTATTGCGCCAGTAGGTGGAAGCAAAACAGTTTCAACCAATTCAGTCAACAAATCTTTTAACAATGCTGCCGCTTCCCTCATCTCTTTGAATCATATATCCCCTGATATCCTGTTCGGGTTGAAGATATTTCAAGTTAAGACAGCAAGATGCTCTGCAAATTACTTCTAACTTTGACTTAAAGCCATTCCATCATCACCTCCACACTCTGAAGGTTTCTAGAGTTTGATTACTCAGATGTATCACTGTTTCTACAGACACAGTGAGGTAACTCACAGGAGAGTCTAACTaatcaacatttctttttttgcagCTCTGTCAACTTGACCTATGATGTGTTCGATGGGAAGGGAGAAAGTACACCTCTGGTGTTTCTCCACGGCCTTTTTGGCAGCAAATCTAACTTCCACTCAATAGCGAAGTCTTTGGTGCAGCGCACAGGCCGAAAGGTAATGCAGTGATGAAGACACCACACCTGTCTGTTGCTACAACAACATTCgtctttgtgtgtttgggtTTTTCCCAGCAGCTTGACACTAGCCGTTGTACAAAAGTAGGCGTGGGAACGTACAATCAGCCAGTGTGTGGCCAGTTATTTGATACAGCTCCCCAGCAATCTCTACTGTCTTAATAAATACTGACAGATAATCTGGCTTTTAGCTTGCTTGAAGAGCGTCATCGCCTCATGTGCACAATACTGTGTTTGTTCTGCCACTCACCTGGTTCGGGCTGTGggccaaaaacaacaacaactaaaaaagaaatatgttggATGTAGCTGACATAAAGTTTTTGTGTTCCCCCCTCTGTTCCCTCTTTCCCCCCATTCCAAGTGTCCTAACTGTCCTTTGTCCAGTTAGGTGCTGACTGTAGATGCccgtaaccatggcaacagcccCCATAGCTCAGTGCTGACCTACGAAGCGATGAGCGGTGATTTGAAACACCTCCTCGCCCAGCTGCGCATCGAGAAGTGCATCCTCATCGGCCACAGCATGGGAGGGAAGACGGCCATGACGACCGCCCTGACGCAGGTTAGCAGTCGCAAAATGTCACCATGAATTAATCATGAAGCTACAGTTCCCTCGCTGGAAGTCACCTGACCTTTCTCACTGAATAATCCTCCTCAGGTCCTCGTCCCACACCTTTTCgtgctcttttctctttgtaacTGTTTCCCCCCCAATGATCAATATCTtcatctgtctctgtttgtaGCCTGGTTTAGTGGAGAGGTTGGTGGTCGTGGACATCAGTCCAGCTCAGACCACCACACGAACAAACTTCCGTTATTACATCCGGGCCATGCAGGAGGTGAAGATCTCCAGTGACCTCCCACGCTCCACTGCTAGACGGATGGCTGAGGACCAGCTGCGCAGTTTGGTCAAGGTCAGCAGTCCTTTTTGATGTCATACCTGTCTGCGTTTATCTGAAATAGGTGTGTGTAGGATGTTCTTCAGTAAAGGAAACCCTGGATGTAAGCTGCTTTCTGTGCAATGTTAATGGAGTCTGCTGTATTTTCCAAGTGGTTTATAAGCGACACTTCATCTTTCTTGACAAGTAGTTTCCAACGTCTGATATGTAAAACTGATATCACAAACTCTGAATGTAAAAATGcgttttgtttttaaactagTCTGGTGATTTACTGTCCGTTCTCTCAGGAACACTCTGTGCGTCAGTTCTTGCTGACTAACCTGGTGGAGCAGAACGGCCACTACGCCTGGAGAGTCAACTTGGAGGCCATCTCGGCGCaccttgatgacatcatgagTTTCCCCAGCTTTGACACAGTCTACAACGGACCCACACTGTTTTTGGGTGGAGCCAGTTCGGCTTATATCAGGTATgaaatagtatttttttttaatttgataccTGTTAATTAGtaaaaaactgaactgagtGAAGCATCCTTCCTCACACAACCACGATTCGCTTGATATTTTCATCCCTCCTTCTCCACATCCTCAGAATAAcct includes the following:
- the abhd11 gene encoding sn-1-specific diacylglycerol lipase ABHD11 translates to MSALCRLIQRGLLLSGRPSCRLFPGQQDVCGLAAVVRTASSSSSVNLTYDVFDGKGESTPLVFLHGLFGSKSNFHSIAKSLVQRTGRKVLTVDARNHGNSPHSSVLTYEAMSGDLKHLLAQLRIEKCILIGHSMGGKTAMTTALTQPGLVERLVVVDISPAQTTTRTNFRYYIRAMQEVKISSDLPRSTARRMAEDQLRSLVKEHSVRQFLLTNLVEQNGHYAWRVNLEAISAHLDDIMSFPSFDTVYNGPTLFLGGASSAYISSDDYPEIQRLFPNADIQYIPDASHWIHADKPLDFISSISSFLQS